A genomic window from Cupriavidus basilensis includes:
- a CDS encoding Bro-N domain-containing protein, with amino-acid sequence MQNHADSIVLAYENIEFDVVDIHNVPWLRGLQVASALGYKNPSADIQNLFDRNADEFTAEMTRLVELDTAGGRQQVRIFSPRGCYLLGMLARTERAKDFRRWVLDVLEGRQVPRKVGALTVAQQLAALRYRGALVKELPGIRTRAVAVELYANLRHVSRLLGLPVSDLDALLPRQHRLDGVA; translated from the coding sequence ATGCAGAACCACGCCGATTCCATCGTCCTTGCCTATGAAAACATCGAGTTCGACGTGGTCGATATTCACAACGTGCCCTGGCTAAGGGGCTTGCAGGTTGCAAGTGCCCTTGGCTACAAAAACCCGTCGGCTGATATCCAGAACCTGTTCGACCGCAACGCCGACGAATTCACTGCGGAGATGACCCGACTGGTCGAACTCGACACCGCCGGCGGCCGCCAACAGGTCCGCATCTTCAGCCCGCGCGGTTGCTACCTCCTAGGCATGCTGGCCCGCACGGAACGCGCCAAGGACTTCCGCCGCTGGGTGCTGGACGTCCTGGAGGGCCGGCAGGTGCCGCGCAAGGTCGGCGCCTTGACCGTGGCGCAGCAACTGGCCGCGCTCCGCTACCGGGGCGCCCTGGTGAAGGAACTGCCCGGCATCAGGACACGCGCCGTGGCGGTGGAGCTGTACGCCAACCTGCGCCACGTCTCCCGCCTGCTCGGCTTGCCGGTATCGGATCTCGATGCCCTGCTGCCGCGCCAACACCGGCTCGATGGCGTCGCCTGA
- a CDS encoding ogr/Delta-like zinc finger family protein: protein MKMDCPHCGTRMHIRTSRPVSLLSRELYVQCPNVECAYTCKMLLSPVHTIAPSIRPNPKAYLPLGRARPAAGDERQLELLTT, encoded by the coding sequence ATGAAAATGGACTGCCCGCACTGCGGCACCCGGATGCATATCCGCACCAGCCGCCCTGTATCACTGCTCTCCCGCGAGCTATACGTGCAGTGCCCGAACGTGGAGTGCGCCTACACCTGCAAGATGCTGCTTTCGCCTGTGCACACCATCGCGCCCAGCATCCGACCGAATCCGAAGGCATACCTGCCGCTAGGCCGCGCACGGCCTGCGGCCGGCGACGAGCGCCAGCTCGAATTGCTGACGACCTGA
- a CDS encoding helix-turn-helix domain-containing protein — MNQSVTIGGRLAEERKRKGLNQAAFAAIGGVSVKTQVLYEKAERVPDANYLAAIAGAGVDVLYVLTGASSSAALAAEEAAVLAGYRLLDARGRAGVLALIGGMQPDNGNAIVRVKGNVGQYVEGNVTAPFTIDMSKKKQP, encoded by the coding sequence ATGAACCAATCGGTGACTATCGGGGGCCGGCTGGCCGAGGAGCGGAAGCGCAAAGGCTTGAATCAGGCCGCTTTCGCGGCCATTGGCGGGGTCTCAGTCAAGACTCAGGTTCTCTACGAGAAGGCCGAGCGTGTCCCGGACGCAAACTATCTGGCGGCAATAGCTGGGGCGGGCGTTGACGTTCTTTATGTTCTAACTGGCGCGAGCAGCTCGGCTGCTCTAGCGGCTGAGGAAGCGGCCGTCTTGGCGGGCTATCGTCTGCTCGATGCGCGCGGCCGAGCCGGCGTGCTCGCATTGATCGGTGGCATGCAGCCAGACAATGGAAACGCCATCGTCCGCGTGAAAGGCAACGTTGGCCAGTACGTCGAGGGCAACGTCACCGCGCCATTTACCATCGACATGAGTAAGAAGAAGCAACCCTGA